One Streptomyces sp. V4I8 genomic window carries:
- the glmS gene encoding glutamine--fructose-6-phosphate transaminase (isomerizing), whose translation MCGIVGYVGSQSALEIVTAGLKRLEYRGYDSAGVAVLADGGLAAAKKAGKLVNLEKELTERPLPTGTTGIGHTRWATHGGPTDANAHPHLDNAGRVAVVHNGIIENFAALRAELEERGHELGSETDTEVVAHLLAEEFSVTADLAEAMRLVCRRLEGAFTLVAVHADEPEVVVGARRNSPLVVGVGEGEAFLASDVAAFIAHTRSAIELGQDQVVELRRDGVTVTGFDGRPADVRSYHVDWDASAAEKGGYDYFMLKEIAEQPKAVADTLLGRIDAAGSLTLDEVRISASALREVDKVVIVACGTAFHAGLIAKYAIEHWTRIPCEVELASEFRYRDPILDQQTLVIAISQSGETMDTLMALRHAREQGARVLAICNTNGSTIPRESDAVLYTHAGPEVAVASTKAFLTQLVACYLVALYLGQVRGTKWGDEIHAVVRDLAKIGGEVERVLETMEPVRELARSLAHKNTVLFLGRHVGYPVALEGALKLKELAYMHAEGFAAGELKHGPIALIEDDLPVVVVVPSPRGRSVLHDKIVSNIQEIRARGARTIVIAEEGDEAVVPYADHLIRIPATPTLLQPLVATVPLQVFACELATARGNEVDQPRNLAKSVTVE comes from the coding sequence ATGTGCGGAATCGTGGGATACGTGGGGTCGCAGTCGGCGCTGGAGATTGTCACGGCCGGACTGAAGCGGCTGGAGTACCGGGGGTACGACTCGGCGGGGGTCGCCGTCCTGGCGGACGGGGGGCTGGCGGCCGCGAAGAAGGCGGGCAAGCTCGTCAATCTCGAGAAGGAGCTGACCGAGCGGCCGTTGCCGACCGGGACCACCGGGATCGGGCACACGCGCTGGGCCACGCACGGAGGGCCCACGGACGCGAACGCGCACCCGCACCTCGACAACGCCGGACGCGTCGCCGTCGTGCACAACGGCATCATCGAGAACTTCGCCGCACTTCGGGCCGAGTTGGAGGAGCGGGGCCACGAGCTGGGGTCGGAGACCGACACCGAGGTGGTCGCCCACCTGCTCGCCGAGGAGTTCTCGGTGACCGCCGACCTCGCCGAGGCCATGCGGCTCGTGTGCCGGCGGCTGGAGGGGGCCTTCACGCTGGTCGCGGTGCACGCGGACGAGCCCGAGGTGGTCGTGGGTGCGCGACGGAACTCGCCGCTGGTGGTGGGCGTTGGGGAGGGCGAGGCCTTTCTCGCATCGGACGTCGCCGCGTTCATCGCCCATACGCGGTCGGCGATCGAGCTGGGGCAGGACCAGGTCGTGGAGCTGCGGCGGGACGGGGTGACCGTCACCGGGTTCGACGGCCGGCCGGCGGATGTGCGTTCCTATCACGTCGACTGGGACGCGTCGGCCGCGGAAAAGGGCGGCTATGACTACTTCATGCTCAAGGAGATCGCCGAGCAGCCCAAGGCTGTCGCCGACACCTTGCTGGGGCGCATCGACGCCGCCGGCTCCCTGACGCTGGACGAGGTCCGCATCAGCGCGTCCGCCCTGCGGGAGGTCGACAAGGTCGTCATCGTCGCCTGCGGTACGGCCTTCCACGCCGGGCTGATCGCCAAGTACGCCATCGAGCACTGGACGCGGATTCCGTGCGAGGTCGAGCTGGCCAGTGAATTCCGCTACCGGGACCCGATCCTCGATCAGCAGACGCTGGTCATCGCCATCTCCCAGTCCGGCGAGACCATGGACACGCTCATGGCGCTACGGCACGCCCGTGAGCAGGGGGCGCGGGTACTGGCGATCTGCAACACCAACGGGTCGACCATTCCGCGGGAGTCGGATGCGGTGCTGTACACGCATGCCGGGCCCGAGGTCGCGGTTGCGTCCACCAAGGCGTTCCTGACGCAGTTGGTGGCCTGCTACTTGGTGGCGCTGTATCTGGGGCAGGTCCGCGGCACCAAGTGGGGGGACGAGATCCACGCGGTGGTGCGGGACCTGGCGAAGATCGGTGGTGAGGTCGAGCGGGTGTTGGAGACCATGGAGCCGGTGCGGGAGCTGGCGCGGTCGCTTGCCCACAAGAACACCGTGCTGTTCCTGGGTCGGCATGTCGGGTATCCGGTTGCCCTTGAGGGTGCGCTCAAGCTCAAGGAACTCGCCTATATGCACGCGGAGGGGTTCGCGGCGGGGGAGTTGAAGCACGGGCCCATCGCCCTCATCGAGGACGATCTGCCGGTGGTCGTGGTCGTGCCCTCGCCCCGGGGGCGGTCCGTCCTGCACGACAAGATCGTGTCCAACATCCAGGAGATCCGGGCCCGGGGCGCGCGGACGATCGTGATCGCGGAGGAGGGGGACGAGGCGGTGGTGCCGTACGCGGATCACCTGATCCGGATCCCGGCCACGCCGACGCTGCTTCAGCCGTTGGTGGCCACGGTGCCGTTGCAGGTGTTCGCGTGTGAGCTGGCCACCGCCCGGGGGAACGAGGTGGATCAGCCTCGGAACCTGGCGAAGTCGGTGACGGTGGAGTGA
- a CDS encoding helix-turn-helix domain-containing protein, which produces MVLRREPTARQMRLAVELRRLRDAAGLKAREAAALLGVSSVQISHIESGLTGVSEERLRRLASHYACTDDEFIDALVAIATDRTNGWWEEYRGLLPTPFLDLAELDHHASFRREVAILFVPGLLQTEHYARAVFSSRVPELTPDELELRVRHRMARQEIDIPYQVVIHEAALRIRVSDRVASRAQLARLIELSEAEHITLRVIPFDLDGFSRASNTMTYVGGPLPKLDTVVRDAPYGSIFIDSEAQLNAYRTRFRKVESVALAPERSRDFIHKLAKEL; this is translated from the coding sequence ATGGTTCTGAGGCGCGAACCCACGGCACGTCAGATGCGCCTAGCGGTCGAACTGCGCAGACTCCGCGACGCGGCAGGCCTCAAGGCCCGCGAGGCGGCAGCGCTGCTCGGCGTGAGTTCCGTGCAGATCAGCCACATCGAGTCCGGCCTCACCGGTGTGAGCGAGGAACGGCTGCGCCGTCTCGCTTCTCACTACGCCTGCACGGACGATGAGTTCATCGACGCCCTGGTGGCGATTGCCACCGACCGGACAAACGGGTGGTGGGAGGAGTACCGAGGCCTGCTGCCCACGCCATTCCTGGACCTGGCGGAACTCGATCACCACGCCTCGTTCCGCCGAGAGGTAGCCATCCTGTTCGTGCCGGGCCTGCTGCAAACTGAGCACTACGCCCGTGCTGTCTTCTCTTCGCGCGTGCCAGAACTCACGCCCGACGAACTCGAGTTGCGGGTCCGCCATCGCATGGCACGCCAGGAGATCGACATTCCGTACCAGGTGGTGATCCACGAGGCGGCACTGCGCATCAGGGTCAGCGACCGCGTCGCCTCACGGGCTCAACTCGCACGACTCATCGAGCTTTCCGAAGCGGAACACATCACCCTCCGCGTCATCCCCTTCGACTTGGACGGCTTCTCCAGGGCTTCGAACACCATGACCTACGTGGGTGGCCCTCTGCCCAAGCTGGACACAGTGGTGCGTGACGCGCCCTACGGCTCAATCTTCATCGACTCCGAAGCCCAGCTCAACGCCTATCGAACGCGCTTCCGTAAAGTGGAGTCAGTAGCACTCGCTCCCGAGCGGTCCCGTGACTTCATCCACAAGCTGGCGAAAGAGCTGTGA
- a CDS encoding alpha/beta hydrolase, whose protein sequence is MSHRTTGFTGVTGVSRRTAARAAAAAGLAVLFGAATGTGRARATSAPGPRTLDLTVSSAALGRGAPVRLILPSGFATDTGKTYPVLYLLHGAHDDYTSWTRETDIEAFTEGRDLIVAMPDAGPTGIPSVWRDGQDYETFQVEEVPALLAREYRASGVRAVAGVSTGGYGAMAHAARHPGTFTAAASYSGVLDTTAPGVPAIVDAIVAREGLSPASLWGNPLLNLLTWRDFNPRARAAALRGTALYVSQGSGLAGGSGDPLPEALESALWPSARGFTAELARQGVPVTAHLYAGGGHSWAYWKREFTTSWPMLAGALGVPE, encoded by the coding sequence ATGTCCCACCGCACGACCGGATTCACCGGAGTCACCGGAGTGTCCCGGCGTACCGCAGCCAGGGCCGCGGCCGCCGCCGGTCTGGCCGTTCTGTTCGGCGCCGCGACGGGCACCGGTCGCGCGAGGGCGACGAGCGCCCCGGGACCGCGCACCCTGGACCTCACCGTGTCCTCCGCCGCACTGGGCCGCGGCGCGCCGGTGCGGCTGATCCTGCCGTCGGGCTTCGCCACGGACACCGGGAAGACGTACCCCGTGCTGTATCTGCTGCACGGCGCCCACGACGACTACACGTCCTGGACCCGGGAGACGGACATCGAGGCCTTCACCGAGGGCCGCGACCTGATCGTGGCCATGCCGGACGCGGGCCCCACGGGCATCCCCAGCGTCTGGCGCGACGGCCAGGACTACGAGACCTTCCAGGTCGAGGAGGTTCCGGCACTGCTCGCGCGGGAGTACCGGGCCTCCGGCGTACGGGCCGTCGCCGGCGTGTCCACCGGTGGGTACGGGGCGATGGCGCACGCGGCCCGCCACCCGGGCACCTTCACCGCGGCCGCCTCCTACAGCGGGGTCCTCGACACCACGGCACCCGGCGTGCCGGCCATCGTGGACGCGATCGTCGCCCGCGAGGGCCTGTCACCGGCCTCCCTGTGGGGCAATCCCCTGCTCAACCTCCTCACCTGGCGGGACTTCAACCCGCGCGCCCGCGCCGCGGCACTGCGCGGCACGGCCCTGTACGTCTCGCAGGGCAGCGGCCTGGCCGGAGGCAGCGGCGATCCGCTGCCCGAGGCCCTGGAGAGCGCCCTGTGGCCCTCGGCCCGCGGCTTCACCGCCGAGCTCGCCCGGCAGGGCGTCCCCGTGACCGCTCACCTCTACGCGGGAGGGGGACACAGCTGGGCGTACTGGAAAAGGGAGTTCACAACGTCGTGGCCTATGCTCGCCGGTGCTCTGGGCGTGCCGGAGTGA
- a CDS encoding cutinase family protein — MRIRLCLASLSLLGGASVTTLAAPSAAAAACSDIDVVAARGTFEPGTLGFIVGDPVYSALQKKLTGKSLSSYKVNYPADLSLTSAAQGNADLVNHVRQQASACPNQRFVLVGYSQGANVVDNSIGISSEGAVVGSPIVATLPAAVEPKVAAVLLFGNPIRALGKSVTGTYQSRTIDFCAQGDPVCENGGNDVGAHLGYTADADAAATFAAGKV, encoded by the coding sequence ATGCGTATTCGTTTGTGTCTGGCCTCGCTCTCGCTGCTGGGCGGGGCCTCGGTCACCACCCTCGCCGCGCCCTCGGCAGCGGCCGCGGCCTGCTCGGACATCGACGTCGTCGCGGCTCGCGGCACCTTCGAGCCGGGCACGCTCGGCTTCATCGTCGGCGACCCGGTGTACTCCGCACTGCAGAAGAAGCTGACCGGCAAAAGCCTTTCCAGCTACAAGGTGAATTACCCGGCCGACCTTTCTCTCACGTCGGCCGCACAGGGAAACGCGGACCTGGTGAACCACGTCAGGCAGCAGGCGTCCGCGTGTCCGAACCAGCGGTTCGTCCTCGTGGGCTATTCACAGGGTGCGAACGTGGTCGACAACTCGATCGGCATCAGCAGCGAGGGCGCCGTGGTCGGCAGCCCCATCGTGGCCACCCTGCCGGCCGCGGTCGAGCCGAAGGTCGCCGCGGTGCTGCTGTTCGGCAACCCGATCCGGGCCCTCGGAAAGAGCGTCACCGGCACCTACCAGAGCCGGACGATCGACTTCTGCGCCCAGGGCGACCCCGTCTGTGAGAACGGCGGGAACGACGTCGGGGCGCACCTCGGCTACACCGCCGACGCGGACGCGGCGGCCACGTTCGCGGCGGGCAAGGTCTGA
- a CDS encoding DUF389 domain-containing protein, with amino-acid sequence MLHLRLITPSDKTDDAVRLIEKTVGTTHVAVLPGAARNPVGDLVLCDVAREAGDELLTGLQQLGIEESGSIAVENIDLSLSRRADKAEAEAPGEGADAVLWEHLADATHEESTLSVTYLAFLTLATMIAACGVVLDNAILIVGAMAVGPEFGPLAGVSTAIVQRAPRLALRSLIALLVGFAVAMVVTVGFSYFMDSVHLFSAAQLDAERPNTHFIYRPDWFSFVVAVLAGCAGTLSLTSAKSGALVGVAISVTTVPAAANAAVAFSYDEYNQAWGSTEQLLLNLLGIILAGTLTLLAQKWLWSLSTGDKAAAEN; translated from the coding sequence ATGCTCCATCTCCGCCTGATCACGCCGTCCGACAAGACCGACGACGCGGTCCGTCTGATCGAGAAGACGGTGGGAACGACGCACGTCGCCGTCCTGCCCGGTGCCGCCCGCAACCCCGTCGGGGACCTGGTGCTGTGTGACGTGGCACGTGAGGCGGGCGACGAACTTCTCACCGGCCTCCAGCAGTTGGGCATCGAGGAGTCCGGCTCCATCGCCGTGGAGAACATCGACCTGTCGCTGTCCAGGCGCGCCGACAAAGCCGAGGCGGAGGCCCCCGGAGAGGGAGCCGACGCGGTGCTGTGGGAGCACCTGGCCGACGCCACGCACGAGGAGTCGACGCTCTCCGTCACCTACCTCGCCTTCCTCACGCTCGCCACGATGATCGCCGCCTGCGGTGTCGTGCTCGACAACGCGATCCTGATCGTGGGAGCGATGGCGGTCGGCCCGGAGTTCGGCCCGCTGGCCGGCGTCAGCACGGCGATCGTCCAGCGGGCACCACGCCTGGCGCTGCGCTCGCTGATCGCGCTGCTGGTGGGCTTCGCGGTGGCCATGGTGGTCACGGTGGGTTTCAGCTACTTCATGGACTCCGTGCACCTGTTCAGCGCGGCGCAACTGGACGCCGAGCGGCCCAACACGCACTTCATCTACCGGCCCGACTGGTTCTCGTTCGTCGTGGCCGTCCTCGCGGGCTGCGCGGGCACCCTGTCCCTGACCTCGGCCAAGTCGGGCGCACTGGTGGGCGTCGCCATCTCGGTGACCACCGTCCCGGCCGCCGCGAACGCCGCGGTGGCCTTCAGCTACGACGAGTACAACCAGGCCTGGGGCTCCACCGAACAGCTCCTGCTGAACCTGCTGGGCATCATCCTGGCCGGGACCCTGACGCTCCTGGCCCAGAAGTGGCTGTGGTCGCTGTCCACCGGTGACAAGGCCGCCGCGGAAAACTGA
- the coaA gene encoding type I pantothenate kinase yields MPRSAHRPRPEATPYVDLTRSEWSALRDKTPLPLTAEEVEKLRGLGDVIDLDEVRDIYLPLSRLLNLYVGATDGLRGALNTFLGEQGSQSGTPFVIGVAGSVAVGKSTVARLLQALLSRWPEHPRVELVTTDGFLLPTRELQARGLMSRKGFPESFDRRALTRFVADIKAGKDEVTAPVYSHLIYDIVPDQKLTVRRPDILIVEGLNVLQPALPGKDGRTRVGLADYFDFSVYVDARTEDIEHWYLNRFKRLRETAFQNPSSYFRRYTQVSEEEALDYARTMWRTINKPNLVENIAPTRGRATLVVRKGPDHKVQRLSLRKL; encoded by the coding sequence ATGCCCCGGAGCGCCCACCGGCCCAGGCCGGAGGCGACTCCCTACGTCGACCTCACCCGCTCGGAGTGGAGCGCGCTGCGCGACAAGACCCCGCTGCCGCTCACGGCGGAGGAGGTCGAGAAGCTGCGCGGCCTGGGCGACGTCATCGACCTCGACGAGGTCCGTGACATCTACCTCCCGCTCTCCCGCCTCCTCAACCTCTACGTGGGCGCCACCGACGGCCTGCGCGGCGCCCTGAACACCTTCCTCGGCGAACAGGGCTCCCAGTCCGGCACCCCGTTCGTCATAGGGGTCGCCGGCTCGGTCGCCGTAGGAAAGTCCACGGTGGCCCGGCTCCTCCAGGCCCTGCTCTCCCGCTGGCCCGAGCACCCGCGCGTCGAGCTGGTGACGACGGACGGCTTCCTGCTCCCGACCAGGGAGCTGCAGGCCCGCGGCCTGATGTCGCGCAAGGGCTTCCCCGAGTCCTTCGACCGCCGCGCCCTGACCCGCTTCGTCGCCGACATCAAGGCGGGCAAGGACGAGGTCACGGCCCCCGTCTACTCCCATCTGATCTACGACATCGTCCCGGACCAGAAGCTCACGGTCCGCCGGCCCGACATCCTGATCGTCGAGGGGCTGAACGTCCTCCAGCCCGCCCTGCCCGGCAAGGACGGCCGCACCCGGGTCGGCCTCGCCGACTACTTCGACTTCAGCGTGTACGTCGACGCCCGCACCGAGGACATCGAGCACTGGTACCTCAACCGCTTCAAGCGGCTGCGCGAGACCGCCTTCCAGAACCCCTCCTCGTACTTCCGCCGCTACACCCAGGTCTCCGAGGAGGAGGCCCTCGACTACGCCCGCACGATGTGGCGCACCATCAACAAGCCCAACCTGGTCGAGAACATCGCGCCCACCCGCGGCCGGGCCACCCTGGTCGTCCGCAAGGGCCCGGACCACAAGGTGCAGCGCCTGAGCCTGCGCAAGCTGTGA
- a CDS encoding ATP-binding cassette domain-containing protein, which yields MTTYAIEAQGLVKRFKDTEALAGVDLGARRGTVLGLLGPNGAGKTTAVRIFATLLRPDGGRAHVAGHDVVREAGVVRAMVGLTGQYAAVDENLTGTENLLLIGRLLGLSRRDARARARELLERFQLTDAAGRAVKTFSGGMRRRLDLAASLVGRPSILFLDEPTTGLDPHSRGELWDLLRGLVADGATALLTTQYLNEADVLADDIVVIDKGRVIAEGTPDQLKSQVGGQVLELRPVAEQDLARAHVLVAGAAGPEARIEGETITAPVKDPELMPAVVRTLDREGIAVGELALRRSSLDEVFLALTGHRAEPGDPEGNGGAAVRDEDADADTELRKAVMRP from the coding sequence ATGACGACGTATGCGATCGAGGCGCAAGGCCTGGTCAAGCGGTTCAAGGACACCGAGGCGCTGGCCGGGGTCGACCTCGGAGCCCGGAGAGGCACCGTGCTCGGACTGCTGGGTCCCAACGGCGCCGGGAAGACGACCGCGGTGCGGATCTTCGCGACGCTGCTCCGGCCCGACGGGGGCCGGGCCCACGTGGCCGGGCACGACGTGGTCCGGGAGGCCGGGGTCGTACGCGCCATGGTCGGGCTGACCGGGCAGTACGCGGCGGTGGACGAGAACCTGACCGGCACGGAGAACCTGCTGCTCATCGGCCGGCTGCTCGGACTGTCACGGCGGGACGCCCGGGCGCGGGCCCGGGAGCTGCTGGAGCGCTTTCAGCTCACGGACGCGGCCGGGCGGGCCGTGAAGACCTTCTCCGGCGGCATGCGCAGGCGTCTGGACCTCGCGGCCAGCCTCGTGGGCCGCCCCAGCATCCTCTTCCTCGACGAGCCGACCACCGGCCTGGACCCGCACAGCCGCGGTGAGCTGTGGGACCTGCTGCGGGGCCTGGTCGCGGACGGTGCGACGGCCCTGCTGACCACGCAGTATCTGAACGAGGCCGATGTGCTCGCCGACGACATCGTGGTGATCGACAAGGGCCGGGTGATCGCCGAGGGCACCCCTGACCAGCTGAAGTCGCAGGTCGGAGGGCAGGTGCTGGAGCTGCGGCCGGTGGCGGAGCAGGACCTCGCGAGGGCGCATGTGCTGGTGGCCGGGGCCGCCGGACCGGAGGCCCGCATCGAGGGCGAGACGATCACCGCCCCGGTGAAGGACCCCGAGCTGATGCCGGCCGTCGTGCGCACCCTCGACCGTGAGGGGATCGCGGTCGGCGAGCTCGCGCTGCGCCGCTCCTCGCTCGACGAGGTCTTCCTCGCCCTGACCGGCCACCGCGCCGAACCCGGCGACCCCGAGGGCAACGGCGGCGCGGCCGTCCGGGACGAGGACGCGGACGCCGACACCGAGCTGCGGAAGGCGGTGATGCGGCCGTGA
- a CDS encoding ATP-binding protein: MPETEPWEYTLYIPNDVRAVTVSRRTLRLILTMHGLISLADTAELLATELVANAVLHTKGPAALRVRWSAGVLRIGAWDANPEPPEPPRELAALGEAEEGRGLALVRACADLWGWQPLTRNGNRGKYVWCELTAVA, encoded by the coding sequence ATGCCCGAAACAGAGCCCTGGGAGTACACCCTCTACATCCCGAACGATGTCCGAGCCGTCACCGTCTCCCGCCGCACCCTCCGGCTGATCCTCACCATGCACGGCCTCATCAGCCTCGCCGACACCGCCGAACTCCTCGCCACCGAGCTGGTCGCCAACGCCGTACTCCATACCAAGGGCCCCGCCGCCCTGCGCGTGCGCTGGTCGGCCGGTGTGCTGCGGATCGGGGCGTGGGACGCGAACCCCGAACCGCCGGAGCCACCGCGGGAGTTGGCGGCGCTCGGGGAGGCCGAGGAGGGGCGGGGGCTTGCCCTTGTCCGCGCGTGCGCCGATCTGTGGGGGTGGCAGCCGCTGACAAGGAACGGCAACCGGGGCAAGTATGTGTGGTGCGAGCTGACCGCGGTGGCGTGA
- a CDS encoding ABC transporter permease, producing the protein MTATATTITAPVTKSGRVRPLDGLRQTFTMAWRSLVAVKHNPLELVDYSITPIMFVFLFTYVLGGQMAGSPEAYLKYALPGIIVQNTLFMTMYTAMALNTDLTKGVFDRLRSLPIARSAPLIGRITADLAKHVWAMLLMIGLGLLLGFRITGGLDGLVLGMLLVVVFAAAVSWSAVLIGMLAGDAEKVQAFAFTIIFPITFTSSAFVMVDTMPGWLQAWSDVNPVTHLSDAFRGLLLGGAVAEPVLWSLVWAAGIAVVFYPVAMRAYRAKT; encoded by the coding sequence GTGACCGCCACCGCCACCACCATCACGGCACCGGTCACCAAGTCGGGCCGGGTGCGACCGCTCGACGGGCTCCGCCAGACCTTCACGATGGCCTGGCGGAGCCTGGTCGCGGTCAAGCACAACCCGCTGGAGCTGGTCGACTACAGCATCACGCCCATCATGTTCGTGTTCCTCTTCACCTATGTGCTGGGCGGGCAGATGGCCGGATCGCCCGAGGCGTACCTGAAGTACGCGCTGCCCGGCATCATCGTCCAGAACACCCTGTTCATGACCATGTACACGGCCATGGCGCTCAACACCGACCTCACCAAGGGAGTCTTCGACCGCCTGCGCAGCCTGCCGATAGCCCGCTCCGCCCCGCTCATCGGCCGCATCACCGCGGACCTCGCCAAGCACGTCTGGGCGATGCTCCTCATGATCGGCCTCGGCCTGCTGCTCGGCTTCCGGATCACCGGGGGACTGGACGGACTGGTGCTCGGGATGCTGCTGGTGGTCGTCTTCGCCGCGGCGGTGTCGTGGAGCGCGGTGCTGATCGGGATGCTCGCGGGGGACGCGGAGAAGGTGCAGGCCTTCGCCTTCACGATCATCTTCCCCATCACCTTCACCAGCAGCGCCTTCGTCATGGTCGACACCATGCCGGGGTGGCTGCAGGCATGGAGCGACGTCAATCCGGTGACGCATCTGTCGGACGCGTTCCGGGGGTTGCTGCTGGGCGGGGCGGTGGCGGAACCGGTGCTGTGGTCGTTGGTGTGGGCCGCGGGGATCGCGGTGGTGTTCTATCCGGTGGCCATGCGGGCTTATCGGGCCAAGACCTGA
- a CDS encoding PucR family transcriptional regulator: MAVPTPHEASDARRPASMPPELVELLRARLEGVADEVEEEVRSRVPEYARPGDGIYRKQLRDGVVQALTLFVDHIADPCGQGESIAATYYALGRGEAMEGRGLDALQSALRIGGMHAWRALCRTAEELGLDSTVVAALGELAFRTVHEVAEAAAAGYAEAQLRSTDELERRRRRLLDLLLGEGPVAPEAVQGLAHQARWPVPRQAAVVALAAAPDQREDDRPLAMAGALVDMESRPPRMLVPDPDGSGRWAGRAFALALRGRPAAIGPTVPLVEAAQSLRWATRALGLMGRGILPRQGVVRCADHLSALLLHADEPLLDALRATALAPLDEVSAGQRARLAETLLAWLLSGSNVPDVAARLHIHPQTVRYRLRQLEKLFGDSLHDPGTRLDLVLALRAESLRAQQDQGVL; this comes from the coding sequence ATGGCTGTCCCCACCCCGCACGAGGCGTCGGACGCTCGTCGGCCCGCGTCCATGCCGCCCGAGCTGGTGGAGCTCCTGCGGGCCCGGCTCGAGGGCGTGGCCGACGAGGTGGAGGAGGAGGTCCGCAGCCGGGTTCCCGAGTACGCGCGGCCCGGGGACGGCATCTACCGCAAGCAGTTGCGCGACGGGGTGGTGCAGGCGCTCACCCTGTTCGTCGACCACATCGCCGACCCGTGCGGCCAGGGGGAGTCGATCGCCGCCACGTACTACGCACTGGGGCGCGGTGAGGCCATGGAAGGGCGCGGTCTGGACGCGTTGCAGTCCGCGCTGCGCATCGGCGGGATGCACGCCTGGCGGGCGTTGTGCCGCACGGCGGAGGAACTGGGCCTGGACTCCACGGTGGTGGCCGCGCTCGGCGAGCTCGCCTTCCGGACGGTGCACGAGGTCGCGGAGGCGGCCGCCGCCGGCTACGCGGAGGCACAGCTGCGCAGCACCGACGAGCTGGAGCGCCGCCGCAGACGCCTGCTCGACCTGCTCCTGGGCGAGGGCCCCGTGGCCCCGGAGGCCGTACAGGGCCTGGCGCACCAGGCCCGGTGGCCGGTGCCGCGGCAGGCAGCCGTCGTCGCGCTCGCGGCCGCCCCCGACCAGCGCGAGGACGACCGGCCGTTGGCCATGGCGGGCGCGCTCGTGGACATGGAGTCCCGCCCGCCCCGCATGCTGGTGCCCGACCCCGACGGCTCCGGGCGGTGGGCCGGCCGCGCTTTCGCGCTCGCGCTGCGCGGCCGGCCCGCGGCGATCGGCCCGACCGTGCCGCTCGTCGAAGCCGCGCAGTCGCTGCGCTGGGCCACCCGGGCCCTGGGGCTGATGGGGCGCGGGATCCTGCCCCGGCAGGGCGTGGTGCGGTGCGCCGACCATCTGTCGGCCCTCCTGCTGCACGCCGACGAGCCCCTCCTCGACGCCCTCCGGGCCACCGCCCTCGCCCCGCTCGACGAGGTCTCGGCGGGGCAGCGCGCCCGGCTCGCCGAGACGCTGCTGGCCTGGCTGCTCAGCGGCAGCAACGTGCCCGACGTCGCCGCCCGGCTGCACATCCACCCGCAGACGGTCCGCTACCGCCTGCGCCAGCTGGAGAAGCTGTTCGGCGACTCCCTGCACGATCCGGGAACCCGCCTCGACCTCGTGCTCGCCCTGCGCGCCGAATCGCTGCGGGCACAGCAGGACCAGGGGGTGTTGTGA
- a CDS encoding DUF397 domain-containing protein, translated as MTTLDNWRKSSYSGEGDGNDCVEVATSPTHTAIRDSKTPARATLTFPTGAFTAFLNHLTSAHSTVTDFARFRG; from the coding sequence ATGACCACTCTCGACAACTGGCGGAAGTCCTCGTACTCCGGAGAGGGCGACGGCAACGACTGCGTGGAGGTCGCAACGTCCCCCACCCACACCGCCATCCGCGACTCAAAGACCCCGGCCAGGGCAACCCTCACCTTCCCGACCGGAGCCTTCACCGCCTTCCTCAACCACCTGACGTCGGCTCACTCCACCGTCACCGACTTCGCCAGGTTCCGAGGCTGA